A single Microbaculum marinisediminis DNA region contains:
- the arfB gene encoding alternative ribosome rescue aminoacyl-tRNA hydrolase ArfB, protein MDRIVVTPHIAIDESELEERFVQASGPGGQNVNKVATAVQLRFDVANSPSLTEYVRARLKTLAGKRMTRDGVLVIDARRFRTQDRNREDARARLIDLIREAAERPTPRRPTKPTLGSKKRRLETKSKRAQVKKGRGKPQID, encoded by the coding sequence ATGGACCGGATAGTCGTAACGCCCCATATCGCAATCGACGAGAGCGAACTCGAGGAACGGTTCGTCCAGGCCTCCGGGCCGGGCGGACAGAACGTCAACAAGGTCGCGACCGCCGTCCAGCTCCGCTTCGACGTCGCCAACTCGCCGTCGCTCACCGAGTATGTCCGGGCGCGGCTGAAGACGCTGGCGGGCAAGCGAATGACGCGCGACGGCGTGCTGGTCATCGACGCGCGCCGCTTCCGCACCCAGGACCGCAACCGAGAGGATGCCCGCGCGCGGCTGATCGACCTGATCCGCGAGGCAGCCGAGCGGCCGACGCCGCGCCGCCCCACGAAACCGACGCTCGGCTCGAAGAAGCGCCGGCTCGAAACCAAGAGCAAGCGCGCGCAGGTCAAGAAGGGGCGCGGCAAGCCACAGATCGACTAG